The following are from one region of the Capsicum annuum cultivar UCD-10X-F1 chromosome 1, UCD10Xv1.1, whole genome shotgun sequence genome:
- the LOC107839383 gene encoding general transcription factor IIH subunit 2 isoform X2: MEMNNEEKRFNQEEEEEEEESGRGREAWERTYADERSWESLQEDESGLLRPIDNKSLSHAQYRRRLRTATAARIQKGLIRYLYIIIDFSRAAAEMDYKPSRMVVVARQVEAFIREFFDQNPLSQIGLVILKDGVAHCLTDLGGSPEAHIKALMGKLGTSGDASLQNGLDLVRDLLNQIPSYGHREVLILYSALSTCDPGDILETIQKCKVSKIRCSVIGLSAELYICKHLCQETGGMYFVALDEPHLKELVLEHAPPPPAIAEFAVANLIKMGFPQRAAEGVISICSCHKEAKVCGGYTCPRCKARICELPTECCICGLTLVSSPHLARSYHHLFPIRPFDDVSPLVLKDFHKLPKNCFGCQLSLLNPGNFPGPQVACPNCKQHFCLDCDIYIHESLHNCPGCESLRNAKTISDMEQ, encoded by the exons AT GGAAATGAACAATGAAGAAAAACGATTTAAtcaagaggaagaggaagaggaggaggaaagTGGAAGAGGTCGAGAAGCATGGGAAAGAACTTATGCAGATGAAAGATCATGGGAGTCTTTGCAAGAGGATGAATCAGGACTCCTTCGTCCAATTGACAACAAAAGTCTATCCCATGCTCAATATCGACGGCGTCTCCGGACTGCAACTGCTGCACGAATTCAGAAGGGTCTGATTCGGTACCTCTACATTATCATTGATTTCTCCAGG GCAGCTGCAGAAATGGATTATAAACCAAGCCGAATGGTTGTAGTTGCCAGACAAGTGGAGGCATTTATAAGAGAATTTTTTGACCAGAATCCCCTGAGTCAAATTGGCTTGGTAATTTTGAAAGATGGAGTAGCTCACTGCTTAACAGATCTTGGTGGCAGCCCGGAGGCTCATATCAAAGCATTGATGGGTAAATTGGGGACCTCAGGTGATGCATCCCTTCAGAATGGCCTAGATCTTGTGCGTGATCTCCTAAATCAAATCCCATCGTATGGGCATCGTGAAGTCCTTATCTTGTATTCAGCTCTTAGCACTTGTGATCCAGGGGATATACTGGAAACCATCCAAAAGTGCAAAGTGTCTAAGATAAGGTGCTCAGTAATTGGTCTGTCTGCAGAACTCTACATATGCAAGCATCTCTGCCAAGAGACTGGTGGAATGTATTTTGTTGCATTGGATGAG CCTCATTTAAAAGAGTTGGTATTGGAGCATGCTCCACCTCCTCCAGCTATTGCAGAGTTTGCTGTTGCAAATTTGATCAAGATGGGGTTCCCCCAAAGAGCAGCGGAGGGTGTCATTTCAATTTGTTCATGTCATAAAGAGGCTAAAGTTTGTGGTGGATACACTTGTCCGAGATGCAAAGCGCGTATATGTGAGCTGCCTACTGAGTGCTGCATCTGCGGCCTGACCCTTGTTTCTTCTCCACATTTGGCAAGGTCATATCACCATCTCTTCCCAATAAGGCCATTTGATGACGTTTCGCCGTTGGTTCTGAAAGATTTTCACAAGTTACCTAAGAATTGCTTTGGTTGCCAATTAAGTCTCCTAAATCCTG GAAATTTTCCAGGTCCCCAGGTTGCTTGTCCAAACTGCAAACAACACTTCTGCCTTGATTGTGATATTTATATACATGAGAGCTTGCACAATTGTCCAGGTTGTGAGAGCTTAAGGAATGCCAAGACTATTAGTGATATGGAACAATGA
- the LOC107839383 gene encoding general transcription factor IIH subunit 2 isoform X3: protein MNNEEKRFNQEEEEEEEESGRGREAWERTYADERSWESLQEDESGLLRPIDNKSLSHAQYRRRLRTATAARIQKGLIRYLYIIIDFSRAAAEMDYKPSRMVVVARQVEAFIREFFDQNPLSQIGLVILKDGVAHCLTDLGGSPEAHIKALMGKLGTSGDASLQNGLDLVRDLLNQIPSYGHREVLILYSALSTCDPGDILETIQKCKVSKIRCSVIGLSAELYICKHLCQETGGMYFVALDEPHLKELVLEHAPPPPAIAEFAVANLIKMGFPQRAAEGVISICSCHKEAKVCGGYTCPRCKARICELPTECCICGLTLVSSPHLARSYHHLFPIRPFDDVSPLVLKDFHKLPKNCFGCQLSLLNPGNFPGPQVACPNCKQHFCLDCDIYIHESLHNCPGCESLRNAKTISDMEQ from the exons ATGAACAATGAAGAAAAACGATTTAAtcaagaggaagaggaagaggaggaggaaagTGGAAGAGGTCGAGAAGCATGGGAAAGAACTTATGCAGATGAAAGATCATGGGAGTCTTTGCAAGAGGATGAATCAGGACTCCTTCGTCCAATTGACAACAAAAGTCTATCCCATGCTCAATATCGACGGCGTCTCCGGACTGCAACTGCTGCACGAATTCAGAAGGGTCTGATTCGGTACCTCTACATTATCATTGATTTCTCCAGG GCAGCTGCAGAAATGGATTATAAACCAAGCCGAATGGTTGTAGTTGCCAGACAAGTGGAGGCATTTATAAGAGAATTTTTTGACCAGAATCCCCTGAGTCAAATTGGCTTGGTAATTTTGAAAGATGGAGTAGCTCACTGCTTAACAGATCTTGGTGGCAGCCCGGAGGCTCATATCAAAGCATTGATGGGTAAATTGGGGACCTCAGGTGATGCATCCCTTCAGAATGGCCTAGATCTTGTGCGTGATCTCCTAAATCAAATCCCATCGTATGGGCATCGTGAAGTCCTTATCTTGTATTCAGCTCTTAGCACTTGTGATCCAGGGGATATACTGGAAACCATCCAAAAGTGCAAAGTGTCTAAGATAAGGTGCTCAGTAATTGGTCTGTCTGCAGAACTCTACATATGCAAGCATCTCTGCCAAGAGACTGGTGGAATGTATTTTGTTGCATTGGATGAG CCTCATTTAAAAGAGTTGGTATTGGAGCATGCTCCACCTCCTCCAGCTATTGCAGAGTTTGCTGTTGCAAATTTGATCAAGATGGGGTTCCCCCAAAGAGCAGCGGAGGGTGTCATTTCAATTTGTTCATGTCATAAAGAGGCTAAAGTTTGTGGTGGATACACTTGTCCGAGATGCAAAGCGCGTATATGTGAGCTGCCTACTGAGTGCTGCATCTGCGGCCTGACCCTTGTTTCTTCTCCACATTTGGCAAGGTCATATCACCATCTCTTCCCAATAAGGCCATTTGATGACGTTTCGCCGTTGGTTCTGAAAGATTTTCACAAGTTACCTAAGAATTGCTTTGGTTGCCAATTAAGTCTCCTAAATCCTG GAAATTTTCCAGGTCCCCAGGTTGCTTGTCCAAACTGCAAACAACACTTCTGCCTTGATTGTGATATTTATATACATGAGAGCTTGCACAATTGTCCAGGTTGTGAGAGCTTAAGGAATGCCAAGACTATTAGTGATATGGAACAATGA
- the LOC107839383 gene encoding general transcription factor IIH subunit 2 isoform X1: MKIEEESSLYREMNNEEKRFNQEEEEEEEESGRGREAWERTYADERSWESLQEDESGLLRPIDNKSLSHAQYRRRLRTATAARIQKGLIRYLYIIIDFSRAAAEMDYKPSRMVVVARQVEAFIREFFDQNPLSQIGLVILKDGVAHCLTDLGGSPEAHIKALMGKLGTSGDASLQNGLDLVRDLLNQIPSYGHREVLILYSALSTCDPGDILETIQKCKVSKIRCSVIGLSAELYICKHLCQETGGMYFVALDEPHLKELVLEHAPPPPAIAEFAVANLIKMGFPQRAAEGVISICSCHKEAKVCGGYTCPRCKARICELPTECCICGLTLVSSPHLARSYHHLFPIRPFDDVSPLVLKDFHKLPKNCFGCQLSLLNPGNFPGPQVACPNCKQHFCLDCDIYIHESLHNCPGCESLRNAKTISDMEQ; encoded by the exons GGAAATGAACAATGAAGAAAAACGATTTAAtcaagaggaagaggaagaggaggaggaaagTGGAAGAGGTCGAGAAGCATGGGAAAGAACTTATGCAGATGAAAGATCATGGGAGTCTTTGCAAGAGGATGAATCAGGACTCCTTCGTCCAATTGACAACAAAAGTCTATCCCATGCTCAATATCGACGGCGTCTCCGGACTGCAACTGCTGCACGAATTCAGAAGGGTCTGATTCGGTACCTCTACATTATCATTGATTTCTCCAGG GCAGCTGCAGAAATGGATTATAAACCAAGCCGAATGGTTGTAGTTGCCAGACAAGTGGAGGCATTTATAAGAGAATTTTTTGACCAGAATCCCCTGAGTCAAATTGGCTTGGTAATTTTGAAAGATGGAGTAGCTCACTGCTTAACAGATCTTGGTGGCAGCCCGGAGGCTCATATCAAAGCATTGATGGGTAAATTGGGGACCTCAGGTGATGCATCCCTTCAGAATGGCCTAGATCTTGTGCGTGATCTCCTAAATCAAATCCCATCGTATGGGCATCGTGAAGTCCTTATCTTGTATTCAGCTCTTAGCACTTGTGATCCAGGGGATATACTGGAAACCATCCAAAAGTGCAAAGTGTCTAAGATAAGGTGCTCAGTAATTGGTCTGTCTGCAGAACTCTACATATGCAAGCATCTCTGCCAAGAGACTGGTGGAATGTATTTTGTTGCATTGGATGAG CCTCATTTAAAAGAGTTGGTATTGGAGCATGCTCCACCTCCTCCAGCTATTGCAGAGTTTGCTGTTGCAAATTTGATCAAGATGGGGTTCCCCCAAAGAGCAGCGGAGGGTGTCATTTCAATTTGTTCATGTCATAAAGAGGCTAAAGTTTGTGGTGGATACACTTGTCCGAGATGCAAAGCGCGTATATGTGAGCTGCCTACTGAGTGCTGCATCTGCGGCCTGACCCTTGTTTCTTCTCCACATTTGGCAAGGTCATATCACCATCTCTTCCCAATAAGGCCATTTGATGACGTTTCGCCGTTGGTTCTGAAAGATTTTCACAAGTTACCTAAGAATTGCTTTGGTTGCCAATTAAGTCTCCTAAATCCTG GAAATTTTCCAGGTCCCCAGGTTGCTTGTCCAAACTGCAAACAACACTTCTGCCTTGATTGTGATATTTATATACATGAGAGCTTGCACAATTGTCCAGGTTGTGAGAGCTTAAGGAATGCCAAGACTATTAGTGATATGGAACAATGA